A single region of the Rhodospirillales bacterium genome encodes:
- a CDS encoding flagellar biosynthesis protein FlgC — translation MIGAISTALSGLFAASKRVEASASNIANVSSAGALDEKDGRAPYSALTTVQKASEGGGVQAENIPKDPGFVPAYAPDSPFANEDGLIGVPNTDLAEDAVNLKLAETAYKANLATIKTAGEMNDELLRILDDEA, via the coding sequence ATGATTGGCGCCATATCTACTGCATTATCGGGTTTATTTGCCGCTTCCAAACGGGTGGAGGCGAGCGCGTCGAATATCGCCAATGTCTCTTCAGCCGGGGCTTTGGACGAAAAAGACGGGCGCGCGCCTTACAGCGCCCTGACAACCGTCCAGAAAGCGAGTGAGGGGGGCGGGGTACAGGCCGAAAACATCCCGAAAGATCCAGGATTCGTTCCGGCTTATGCGCCGGATTCTCCTTTCGCCAACGAAGACGGGCTGATCGGCGTTCCCAATACAGACCTTGCGGAGGATGCCGTGAACCTCAAGCTTGCCGAAACGGCCTATAAAGCCAATCTGGCGACTATCAAAACCGCCGGTGAAATGAATGACGAACTTCTGCGCATTCTGGATGATGAAGCTTAA